One genomic segment of Catalinimonas alkaloidigena includes these proteins:
- a CDS encoding MATE family efflux transporter, with product MRVTKLLYHFRHALEGDYDKYTSGSIRKAVFYLAVPMILEMIMESLFAIVDIFFVGRLGVNAVATVGLTESVVTIVYSIGIGFSMAATAVISRRVGEKRFDKASSAAFQVILLGAAFSILISITGYLYGAEVLTLMGASEGILREGTRYTQIIFAGNISIMLLFIINGAFRGAGNAAIAMRTLWIANGINIFLDPLLIFGLWIIPGMGIEGAAWATTIGRSIGVLYQLYHLVKGSTHIKLDRQAIKLRWKTVLNIIKVSSGGMGQFLIDSASWIFLTRIVSEFGSVALAGYTIAFRIVMFTLLPAWGLSNAAATMVGQNLGAKHPERAEKSVWYTAKYNVYFLGFISVLFLFTADIFVNWFSPEAEVVKAGATALKIFCLGYIFFAFGMVIVQAFNGAGDTRTPTIINLGVLWAFQLPLAYLLAIYYDLGALGVYITIAISHSLHALVSLWIFRKGKWKEMKV from the coding sequence ATGCGGGTTACAAAATTATTATATCATTTCAGACACGCCCTGGAGGGCGATTACGATAAATATACTTCCGGAAGCATCAGAAAGGCTGTTTTCTATCTGGCAGTGCCCATGATTTTGGAGATGATCATGGAGTCATTGTTTGCCATCGTGGACATCTTTTTTGTAGGCAGGCTGGGCGTGAACGCAGTAGCTACTGTAGGCCTGACCGAATCGGTAGTGACTATTGTTTATTCCATCGGTATAGGCTTCAGTATGGCTGCCACAGCAGTGATTTCACGCAGGGTAGGTGAGAAGCGTTTTGACAAAGCCTCATCAGCAGCTTTTCAGGTGATTCTGCTAGGTGCAGCTTTTTCTATACTTATTAGTATTACAGGCTATTTATATGGTGCTGAGGTGCTGACACTGATGGGAGCCAGTGAGGGAATATTGCGTGAAGGTACGCGCTACACGCAGATTATCTTTGCCGGTAATATTAGCATCATGCTGCTTTTTATCATCAATGGTGCATTTAGGGGAGCCGGAAATGCAGCGATTGCTATGCGTACCCTCTGGATTGCCAACGGTATCAATATCTTTCTGGACCCCTTACTGATTTTTGGCTTGTGGATTATACCAGGAATGGGTATTGAGGGTGCAGCCTGGGCCACAACCATTGGCAGGAGCATAGGCGTGCTGTATCAGCTTTATCATTTGGTGAAAGGCAGTACGCACATTAAGCTGGATAGGCAGGCGATTAAACTAAGATGGAAAACAGTGCTCAATATCATTAAGGTATCCTCCGGGGGTATGGGGCAATTTCTCATTGACTCCGCCAGTTGGATCTTCCTGACACGCATTGTCTCTGAGTTTGGAAGTGTGGCTCTGGCAGGGTATACCATTGCCTTCAGGATTGTAATGTTTACGCTCCTGCCTGCCTGGGGCCTATCTAATGCTGCAGCTACCATGGTAGGACAAAATCTGGGGGCTAAACATCCTGAGAGAGCAGAGAAGTCCGTCTGGTATACCGCCAAGTACAATGTCTATTTTCTGGGCTTTATCTCAGTGCTGTTTTTATTTACTGCTGATATTTTTGTGAACTGGTTTTCACCCGAAGCTGAAGTGGTTAAAGCAGGAGCTACCGCTCTAAAAATCTTCTGCCTGGGATACATTTTCTTTGCCTTTGGTATGGTCATCGTACAGGCATTTAACGGGGCCGGAGATACCCGAACGCCTACCATCATCAATTTGGGAGTACTGTGGGCTTTTCAGTTACCTCTGGCCTATCTGCTGGCTATTTATTATGACTTGGGTGCTTTAGGCGTATACATCACCATCGCCATAAGCCACTCCCTGCATGCGCTGGTAAGCTTGTGGATATTCAGGAAAGGGAAATGGAAAGAAATGAAAGTGTAA
- a CDS encoding GNAT family N-acetyltransferase, translating into MNTIEVLIRPEQAEDTEAIHALNVAAFGRENESQLIELLRKSDAFIPKLSLVAVLDHEIAGHILFTKINIMGNNDQEYPSLALAPMAVAPDFQHQGIGSQLISQGLEKAKALAYTSVIVLGHEKYYPRFGFVPTSQWNIVPPFEVPASAFMGIELQAGALQDISGTVRYPKEFEMV; encoded by the coding sequence ATGAATACTATTGAAGTCCTCATCCGGCCTGAGCAAGCAGAAGATACTGAAGCAATTCATGCGCTTAATGTGGCGGCCTTTGGCAGAGAAAACGAATCTCAACTCATTGAGTTGTTGAGAAAAAGTGACGCGTTTATCCCTAAACTTTCTTTGGTAGCTGTGCTTGATCATGAAATTGCAGGGCATATCTTATTCACCAAAATCAATATTATGGGTAACAATGATCAGGAATATCCTTCGCTGGCACTTGCCCCTATGGCAGTGGCTCCGGATTTCCAGCATCAGGGCATTGGAAGTCAATTGATCAGCCAAGGGCTGGAGAAAGCCAAAGCACTCGCTTATACCTCAGTCATCGTGCTGGGGCATGAAAAGTATTACCCCAGGTTCGGTTTTGTACCCACGAGCCAATGGAACATTGTTCCTCCGTTTGAGGTGCCTGCTTCTGCCTTTATGGGCATAGAGCTACAAGCGGGTGCTTTACAAGATATCTCCGGCACGGTACGTTATCCTAAAGAGTTTGAAATGGTCTGA